Sequence from the Octopus sinensis unplaced genomic scaffold, ASM634580v1 Contig20289, whole genome shotgun sequence genome:
ACTGAATCCTCATCAACATGCTTTGAATACTGGACATATcacatttttctaagatttttacATTCGATGTCTTATTTTGCCATTTGGTTGCATATGCTGTGGTGCATACACCACATTTGAAAGGTTTGGAGATTTTCTATTTCCCTATCGAAGTGAGTCCCTGCTTCTGCcccagacataaacacactcaaaATACGAGACTTGTATACACTTATTCTAGCTATCAGACTGACAtcctgtccacacacacacatatatatatatatatatatatatttatatcaaattacaaaataagaaaatggaggaacagattcatttcaatcatcaacttccagataataccaattcatataatttattaattaattatttaggaacatccagatcaaacagaataaaacagtacacatcaatgagtaagataataccataagaacaatacatatgaagaaatataaatataaaaatataaaatatatgttcttatggtattatattactcattgatgtgtactgttttattctgtttgatttggatgttcctaaataattagttaataaattgtatgaactggtattatctggaagttgatgatttaTAGAAATCtactccttcattttcttattttgtattatgaatttgaggtaaaacattttacctttgcccatataatacatgaattaattgcattgcaattctgaacatttatgtattagcctttctgggtactttactggcagtatattggataaatgatatcccatagtgggttactctcataatgtacataattcctaatctctcaaatatagaactacaCAATCCAGGTCTGACTGGAACATAGAGAagcactctggcttgccagcacCTGTCACACTTTCCCATCCATGCCTGGATGGTAaaggatgatggagatgatgatgatgatcaaaacacaacaaagacaaaatcaatgtcaattaaaacttttattccttattcccattcctttattctctcataacaaattcctcaaaagtCCAGCACAATCCTCTTCAGAAGTcaaagtcatctctgtgttgatatatttagatatataaatgatattgaagttgtgattcatgaatttcatgttGACATCCAAGAAACTGTATTTGATAATGTCAAGCTTGAAGAGGAATATACCCtgtcttttagcagacaaaatattcataattgttgtcctcatcatcatttagcatccgctttccatgctagcatgggttggatggttcaactggggtctggaaagccagaagactgcaccaggcccagtctgatgtggcaatgcccttcctaacgccaaccactccgtgagtgtagcgggtgctttttacgtgccaccggcacgggggccaggcgagactggcaaacggccatgatgggatggtgctttttacgtgccaccagcactggtatcaaagctacaatttccattgatgttgatcgatttcgattttcattctgattctcacttgcctcaacaggtcttcacatgtagagttttgtgtctctagaaggaaaggtatgcataagtggactggctacatcccaggtagagaccatggtttatggtctcacttgtcctgccgggttgtaataaattttgatattggtACGGTTACACGTGTGTATGAATACTCAGATGTGTACTTAAGTGgcgtttttgagagaatgactcaccgcaaatatcacaatgatatggtttttcacctgtatgaatacgtttgtgtttaggcaAATCACTACtgtgggagaatgatttaccacagatatcacactgatatggtttctctcctgtatgactacgtttgtgactgattaaattgctattatcagaaaatgacttaccacagatatcacactgatatggtttttccccagtatgaatacgtttgtgaccaGACAAATGACTACTtcttgagaatgatttaccacagatattacaatgatatggtttctctcctgtatgaatacgtaagtGTCTGGTTAAAGGGCTATtatcagagaatgattcaccacagatatcacaatgatatggcttctcacctgtatgaatacgtttgtgcccaCTTAATGTAGAATGctgggaaaatgatttaccacagatatcacaatgatatggcttctctcctgtatgaatatgtaggTGTCTGGTTAAAtggctattttcagagaatgattcaccacagatatcacaatgatatggcttctctcctgtatgaatacgtctgtgcccATTTAAAGTAGAATTatgggaaaatgatttaccacagatatcacactgatatggtttttccccagtatgaatacgtatatgactAGTCAAATGACTATTtctagtgaatgatttaccacagatatcacaatgatatggtttctcacccgtatgaatacgtttgtgatcaaTTAAAATGTTACttctagaaaatgatttaccacaaatattacaatgatgtggcttttctcctgtatgtgtacgtttgtgtgtaggtaAGTCACCActggtagagaatgatttaccacagatatcacactgatatggtttctctcctgtatgagtacgtttgtgtttaggtaagtcagtacttcgagaaaatgatttaccacagatatcacactgatgcggcttttccccagtatgaataaatttgtgacgagttaaagtgctattttcagaaaatgatttactacagatatcacactgatatggtttttctccagtatgaacacgtcTGTGCCTACTTAAATTACCACTTttagagaatgacttaccacaaatatcacagtgatatggcttctctcttttatcagagatttttgctttagttgaattattcattatgaaAGAATAATTTCGTTAAACATATCACAATGAAAGTATctgtttcatttctatgaatgtttgtgttcaaATGCATCAGAGAATAATTGAATGTTATGTTACTTTCATTGGTGACCTTACTTAATATCtaaaacagaagatataaattGGTAAATGCTTTTGTAAAGTTACTCAAACTTAACCTGTAGGTTCATCATCTCTACATTCCATAtggtaaagacaaaaaaaatgttgctgttaattccattgtccagaagaaatatttccccatcgttcgtcgaagattttatttatgtaaagatgttgatgtattgatgaatgtgccttataaatatatggtcttcctttaattgatgaaCATCAATAAAAATATCAGACACACATCTGAATGAAGAAGTTTCTTTTAAATCAACATGGAATGATATCCTGAAATAGGAAAGaaattcatttctatgaatatatttgtgttgttattttcagagaataatttaatgctatgcttctttcatctgagattttgcttaatatctaaatcaAGAGGTGACAATTGTCTATGCCTTTGTAAAGTTATCAAAGCTTAATTAACCTGTAAAGCAATCATCTCCTCTATATTCCAGACAGCAAAGActtcaaattgttgctgttaattccatCGCCCAGAAGaagtattttgctgttgttttacacagatttcatttatatgttgagtttgatgtattgatgctccttataaatatatcatcttcctttCGTTAATGGAAGCTGATAAAAATACcagaggcacatctgaatgaagaaatttctttaacgtcaacatgatgtgatattctgaaataaaaaaagaagcagtgagataaagagaatcattaaatggcatagtaattcaacattgcaaatcttacaacatcaacactgtcatccatttaatgtctatgcTTACACGAATTGGAGTTTATTCGGGTACTGAAACTTTTACAACATTCTAcactttttacacttttacttgtttcagtcatgtgactgcagccatgctggagcaccgcctttagtcaagcaaatcgaatccaggacttattctttataagcctagtacttatttatcagtctcttttgcccaaccgctaagttacggggacgtaaacacaccagcatcggttgtcaagcaatgccagagagacaaacacagacacacaaacatacacacacatatatatacatatatacgacaggcttctttcagtttccgtctaccaaatccactcacaaggcattggtcgacccaaggctatagtagaacacacttgcccaaggtgccacgcagtgggattgaatttggtaccaagtggttggtaagcaagctacttactacacagccactcctacgcctattcattattttgaattaggagtggctgtgtggtatttaaacaacaacaaaaaacaaaagtagacacccataaaattatcaaccattttacaaacaataactctgagcaccttttcaaactccatctgtctaacacccgtggatatgtttacaaagtcagaaaacagcacagctcccatgactttcggaaacattttttcatgctaagagttgctgaagcatggaacaaactgccggcatcagttgttagttgtcggagcactgcatccttcaaaacttccatgcttcctgagattcgccaacactacacctgattttctcccctccatacacacaggctaacatgtatctgactcatacactgttcacttcccagacatttgtacattactgcatatgctttatatgcactttctgacaagttgtggtgcatctgagcactgtatacaataatttcatgattattataaataatttgagaaatgcagggaaaTCTATAtacagaataggcgcaggagcattctacagctggatgcccttcctgttgccaatcctgaCCTCTTCCCAAGTAAAATGATATTCCACCAAGTTCAAACATATTTACACGGAATATTGCAAAGAAAGGACAtcgcttgcatgatggtgacactcactgACAagcggcgatccttcggtataggttctggaagtggctttgtttacatttctggagataacagaaacccttttctcccacccctaacacaaACCTTAACCATGACCCCCcccttatatataaaaaaaacaacactttttttaaatgtatctggtacttccggtggttaatatagggcgtaacaaatatcagaaaatcaaaaaaaaaatgtgtgtaataggtgtaaaacaactgcctatgaacgaatatgaaaaaaaaaaattcgcgcacgcgaaaggggggtgggggagaggcctcggaaaattcacatcgggaagttccgaaagcgtctgaggagctgacccgggcaccaaaacaaaaaaaaatagtgtaatatgtgtaaaacaacttgctctaaacgaatatgacacaaaaaaatgcgctctcgcgaaagaggggtgggggagaggcctcggaatatttatatcgggaatttccgaaagcgtctgaaccgggcacaaaaacaaaaacaaaaacagcgtaataggtgtaaaacaacttgctctaaacgactatcatgaaaaaaatgcgtgctcgcgaaaggggggtgggggagaggctttggaaatttcacatcttcagtccacggcctttaaactaagaaaaaatagtgtaattggtgtaaaactacttgttctaaacgagtatcaagaacacacactcacacatgaatcataaactccgtatttcgcaaaaaaaaaaaataaagagaagaaattctggaaaaagtgaagaaatgttggatctcattccttggttaaagctattttaaacattaaatttatgcttttctttgaaatagttcagatatatgcaattcttctcacttattaagatgcatttatcagaaaaaaagagacagaaaaattattattttgtgtcaatccttccctaattatcctttattaattagttttggcgtgtatttttttcccaaatttattttttcacctttacaacactgtttagtaaagcaactatttatctttataatttgcatatttgacttattaatcaaaattctctacatgtaatatatactaagtaatgcaaccttcatttatgtgttccgttctgtattatgcatgcgtgactgtttgtatgtaagtgtgtttaactgtgcacatgaatgtgaatattaaagaacatatttatttactatgattgttattttcagaacaaataaatcttttggctgttatgttattgatgttattattattgctagttaaagggtggtgacttggctgaatattttgagtcttgtagtatgtagttgtgttagtcaatattctgagttcaaatccaactcatttctttatcatcattatcgatggaccactcaaagaggtatgtatacattatcattttcgtaacataatttctgtagtatttcaagatgtttctgacacgtattttgattcacatggtggagatccaacatttcttcactttttccagaatttcttctctttattttatttttttgcgaaatacggagtttatgattcatgtgtgagtgtgtgttcttgatactcgtttagaacaagtagttttacaccaattacactattttttcttagtttaaaggccgtggactgaagatgggaaatttccgaagcctctcccccacccccctttcgcgagcgcgcatttttttcatgatagtcgtttagagcaagttgttttacacctattacgctgtttttgtttttgtgcccggttcagacgctttcggaaattcccgatataaatattccgaggactctcccccacccctctttctcgagagcgcatttttttttcatattcgtttagagcaagttgttttacacatattacactgttttttttttgttttggtgcccgggtcagcccctcagacgctttcggaacttcccgatgtgaattttccgaggcctctcccccacccccctttcgcgtgcgcgaattttttttttcatattcgttcataggaagttgttttacacctattacacacattttttttttgattttctgatatttgttacgccctatattaacccttCCGGTACCtgtaccgaagttacgccaatttttttaaacaaagtaaataaaacaaaaatacaaagtaaggatcgactggtcacgactagctagcgcggatgcgcgactacgcgcgCCGAGACccctcttcttaaatagtactcttacattcgcgagtgcccgttctccgtattttatttttcagtataaaatatttaaaaaatagattaatctGTCTAATTTCATCCATACTTTGTGTATTctggatatatttcccatttcgTAACTTTTTTTTGACAAGTAAGGGTTATCTTGGTGAGGTGTGccgtactactagcgaacagtggtcccggtgcgcgcactcgcgtatccgTTCTACCTAGTCATATGTAGTGAATCATgcaacgactttttaaccctaatcttagtttgtttacaaaaataatgtatttacttGGTTTAAAaaattgtaggatcgactacttacgactagctagcgcggatgtacgagtgcgcgcaccgggaccactgttcgctagtagtaccttatcattattggtattatcatcatcattatagccttaaagaaaatctttgtcaacttaccgtattcagataCAAACAACGAGTCAGTGATCggtaattaagcaccttaattaattaattaaggcaAGTTATATCCCTTTATAGGGTTGTAGTACttcaattttctatgactggtCCGTTTCGTTCCGGTGTCTTCTTTGTCCCATTCCGTCAACGATTTTACCTTCAaggtaatatagaatatatacactcacatactctAATCTACGACCGTTTCCAGCGCACGAACTGGACCCCGTCGCAGACACCGAAAGAAATAAGACATCTTTGACTTATATCTTCCTGATGTGACGTCAGGCCGTTGCACTTCCGATCCGTTTCTGACGTCATTTTCTCTCCTGTCCAATCATTGTCCTTCCTTCACACTTCTCTCTCATCTAAAGAACAATGCTTGGATAccttttggggatcttttcggtttgaccggcagttttttaaaataatttccacgtaactaaacacttttaaacttcgtatactggtagaatgtgttcataaaacatctttttctcttggctttattgagaaaattctgtagtttgtaagctatttgttggttttttgtcttcaatttctgcaatttcaaccaatcaatggcatctattgaggtgaaaacattctgtgccgtatgaatgtccctcgtttaagaaacagattgggtttatttacattcctgaagaaaaaaagataccctttccccccacccctaaccctaaaacagattgaaatgcaatcgatactagggtcataattatgggtgacaatttcatatgacaccatttggaaaactgccggtcaaacggaaaagatccggtGCTTGTGCCTAAAATTGAGAAGAATATATGGTTaggtaaagggagataattagtcTTTGATGTCTTATTTCATGAGACGCATGCGCATTGGACGTGGTTCCTACTTGATGTTGACTTCCGTGTCAAAGGTCCTTTGAATGAATTTCTTTTAAtcagctgataataataatacgtttatAATACTTAAAATACGTACTTATAATGCATTTCTCaactgacatatacacacatatataaacaacacagTCCTTTATGAAACATTTgcgtaagtattaaacaatgaaaaaattcaaCGTTTTTTAATTCTGGAGACTTTCGGTTTTTGGCGCCTGAATTCTTTGtgtcttttctgtgttttatGAATGAGAGATGTCCTTGATTTgtgcgggatttggctgctatatctagctatGGGAGAGAGATGTCCTTGATTTgtgcgggatttggctgctatttctaactatgGAAGAGCGATGACTATGAATTGtattagatttggctgctatttctagctatggaagagacaTCTTTTGGCGCCACAATTCTTTGTGTCTTTTCTGTGTTTTACGAATGAGAGATGTCCTTGATTTgtgcgggatttggctgctatttctagcaacggaAGAGATTCAATGATTTGTGCGATATTTGGTTGACATTTGtaaatgtgaaagaaaaatgctttcgatttgtgcgggatttggctgctgtttctaactaTGGAAGAGATATTCAATGATTTGTAcgatatttggttgatatttccagctgtgaaagaaaaatgtttttgatttgtgcgggatttgactgctatttctagcgatgGGAGACAGATATCTATGAATTGTGCGGGATTTGCTGCTTTTTCTAGCTATGGGAGACAGATGACTATGAattgtgcgagatttggctgttatttctagctatggGAGACAGATGTCTATGAATTGTGcgggatttggctgctttttctagctatGGGAGAGAGATATCCTTGATTTATgcaggatttggctgctatggaAGCTACCTTCTGCCCTCTCCGTAGTTGCATGTTTTAGTTTGAGAAATATTCTCAAATACACTCCAACCACTGAAATGTTCGGAAACcgatactttattttaatttatcgatTGTTTCTCAGTATTACTATCGATCTAAATGGTAAtgtgtttcctcataactttcagaaagtaCCTTTTCATATTCTGTGGATAAGGATTATATAGGAATTTGGGCAATCTTACGGTTCTAGTATATTTTACGTCGACTGACCACGTGTTTATATATGATCGTCGATTTCCGTTaaaacacttttatttttttacatatggggttGGGGGTAATGGGATCGTTAGGGTTAGGACCCTAACCCCAAAGATCCCATTTCCCCCCAatcccatatgtaaaaaaataaaagtttttgtcGGAAATCGACGATCATATATAAACACGTGGTCAGTCGACGTAAAATATACTAGAACCGTAAGATTGccggaatttgatgtgaaaagaaaagTACAACTGAATGAAGGTTGCGGATAATTTACACGTCGAATTATGTTCATCACGTATTTGAAAAAGATGGGGTGGCCAATTgtgaaaaagttacaaaaatctGATTTCCACCTGCTTTTAAGACACCGAACACCATTGCAATTCTTGGGTGTAGTTTAGTATGGTACTattagccttgtgcctagagtagaaatgaatattggCAATGTTGAATTGCTATGTCATTTAACTATCCTCTTTATCTCAGtgactcttttcttttatttcagaatatcacattctgttgacataaaagaaattacttcatCCAGATGTGCCTTTGATAGTTTTATCAACTTTTATTGACTAAAGGAAGACGATATATTTATCAGaagcattcatcaatacatctaCGTTTTTATATAAAGAAAGTCTATGACAAAATATTgcgaaatatttcttctggacgatggaattaacagcaacaatttgaagtctttgctgtctggaatatagaggagatgattgttttacaggttaattaagcttggataACTTTACAAAGGTGTAGACAATTGTCACCTTTTGATTTAGATCTCAGCTGAAAGAAACGGCATTAAATTATTCCCCAAAAATAGTGACAAAACTGAACACAAACATTctcatagaaataaaataaacactatcaatgtgatatttatgACAGATTATCCTCTCATAATGAATCCTTTAACTGAAGCAAACAACCctgatacaggtgagaaaccatatcactctACTACCTGCAGTGTATCATTCTGTCAGAGTGGTGTCTTGACTATAGATGAACCTtcacatactggggaaaaaccatatccatgtgatatctgtggtaaatcattctctcaaaggagtAACTTGACGCAACACTTAtatactcatacaggagaaaagccatatcattgtgatatctgtgctaaatcattctctcaaaggagtAACTTGACACAACACTTTTATACACATAGAGGAGAAAAGTCATataattgtgatatttgtggtaaatcattctctcgtagtaCTTACTTAACTAAGCACATCCGTACACATACGGAGGAGAAGCcctatcgttgtgatatctgtggtaaatcattctctcaaactggtaacttgactaaacacaaagttacacatacaggagacaagccatatcattgtgatatttgtggtaaatcattctctcagagtggtcatttgactaaacacaaacttatacatacaggCGAGAAGGCGTATtattgtgaaatttgtggtaaatcattctctacgaGTGGGGACTTGAgtagacacaaacttacacatacaggaaaaaagccatatcattgtgatatctgtagtaaatcattctctcaaaattgtaatttaaatgaCCACAAACGTAGACATACAGGAGAaagaccatatcattgtgatatctgtggtaaatcattctctaggagTGGTGATTTGACtactcacagacgtattcatacgggagagaagccatatcactgtgatgtctgtggtaaatcattctcttgtagTAGTTACTTAAGCatgcacaaacttacacatacaggagagaagccatatcgttgtggtatttgtggtaaatctttctctcaaggtagtcatttgactaaacacaaacttacacatacaggtgagaaggcgtatcattgtgatatttgtggcaaatcattctctgaaggTGGTCACTTGAccacacacaaacgtgttcataccggagagaagccatatcactgtgatatctgtggtaaatcattctctcaaagtagtattTTAACTGGCCACAAACGTAGACATACAGGGGAAagaccatatcgttgtgatatctgtgataaatcattttctagAAGTGGTGAATTGACTAATCACAAACTTAcgcatacaggagaaaaaccatttcaGTGCGATATTGTGATAAATCTTTCTCTTGTAGTAGTTATTTAAGcaagcacaaatatacacatacaggagagaagccatatcattgtgatatttgtggtaaatcattctctcagaatgttcatttgactaaacataaacttacacata
This genomic interval carries:
- the LOC118762072 gene encoding zinc finger protein 2 homolog isoform X3, translated to MTDYPLIMNPLTEANNPDTGEKPYHSTTCSVSFCQSGVLTIDEPSHTGEKPYPCDICGKSFSQRSNLTQHLYTHTGEKPYHCDICAKSFSQRSNLTQHFYTHRGEKSYNCDICGKSFSRSTYLTKHKLTHTGKKPYHCDICSKSFSQNCNLNDHKRRHTGEKPYRCGICGKSFSQGSHLTKHKLTHTGEKPYHCDICGKSFSQSSILTGHKRRHTGEKPYHCDICGKSFSQSSILTGHKRRHTGERPYHCDICGKSFSRSGDVTRHKRTHTGVKPYHCEICGKSFSQSIILTDHKRTHTGEKPHHCDTCGKSYFRNSQLTIHKRVHTGEKPYHCDICGESFPQKGHLSRHLSIHTQA
- the LOC118762072 gene encoding zinc finger protein 2 homolog isoform X2: MTDYPLIMNPLTEANNPDTGEKPYHSTTCSVSFCQSGVLTIDEPSHTGEKPYPCDICGKSFSQRSNLTQHLYTHTGEKPYHCDICAKSFSQRSNLTQHFYTHRGEKSYNCDICGKSFSRSTYLTKHKLTHTGKKPYHCDICSKSFSQNCNLNDHKRRHTGERPYHCDICGKSFSRSSHLTKHKLTHTGEKPYHCDICGKSFSQSSILTGHKRRHTGEKPYHCDICGKSFSQSSILTGHKRRHTGERPYHCDICGKSFSRSGDVTRHKRTHTGVKPYHCEICGKSFSQSIILTDHKRTHTGEKPHHCDTCGKSYFRNSQLTIHKRVHTGEKPYHCDICGESFPQKGHLSRHLSIHTQA
- the LOC118762073 gene encoding zinc finger protein 665-like, translating into MNNSTKAKISDKREKPYHCDICGKSFSKSGNLSRHRRVHTGEKPYQCDICSKSFSENSTLTRHKFIHTGEKPHQCDICGKSFSRSTDLPKHKRTHTGEKPYQCDICGKSFSTSGDLPTHKRTHTGEKPHHCNICGKSFSRSNILIDHKRIHTGEKPYHCDICGKSFTRNSHLTSHIRIHTGEKPYQCDICGKSFSHNSTLNGHRRIHTGEKPYHCDICGESFSENSHLTRHLHIHTGEKPYHCDICGKSFSQHSTLSGHKRIHTGEKPYHCDICGESFSDNSPLTRHLRIHTGEKPYHCNICGKSFSRSSHLSGHKRIHTGEKPYQCDICGKSFSDNSNLISHKRSHTGEKPYQCDICGKSFSHSSDLPKHKRIHTGEKPYHCDICGESFSQKRHLSTHLSIHTHV